The sequence ATGTGCTCACAATAGGTATGATTGATGACCTTTTTGATATAATATGGTAGCCTCTTAATGAGAAGAGGACAGGGCAAAACCATAAGGGTAGCTCGGGTCATGCTACCCAGACCCATTTTAATGACCGTGGTTGTTGTCAGGATGGTTGTATAACGCAGTGGGATGCAAATAGCTACATACCGATCAAAGGCCATGGCAACTAGGAGGGCTGACTCAATTATGCAAAATGTGTGAATTAAATACATTTGTGCTAGGCACATATTAAAGTCAATCCCATGAGCTTCCAACCAGAAGATACCAAGCATCTTGGGAGCTACGGAAAAGGCAAGAGCCATGTCATTCATTGCCAGCATGCAAAGGAAGAAATACATAGGCTGATGGAGGCTAGGCTCTAGTTTGATGGTGACAATGATTATGCTGTTCCCCAGCAGAGCCAGGACAAGCAGGAGGCAGACAGGGATGCCAATCCAGCAGTGAAAGTCTTGCAAACCAGGAATACCaatcaggaagaaagaagagatgtAGTGATATGTAGAATTGTCTGCCATGTTAAAACTCAGTAAGTTGCATGCTCATGTACACAGGAGCCAGTTAGTTCTGCAGTGGAAGAAAGCAGTGTAACAGAGTGATTCTTCAATGGCTCAGCAAGTAGAAAATCCAGACTCATGATTTAATAGCCTACCTGGAGGTAGGACTCCTCCTAAACCTCTGTCAGTAATCAGGTATACCACTTTGCCATTCTAAGTTTCAGCACCTTCACCGGCAAATGAGAAGACTGAGTTCACATCTTTCACATATTTTCCCCTACGTTTTGGAATTGTATTCAATTCTACACTG is a genomic window of Myotis daubentonii chromosome 9, mMyoDau2.1, whole genome shotgun sequence containing:
- the LOC132242138 gene encoding olfactory receptor 52P1-like; translation: MADNSTYHYISSFFLIGIPGLQDFHCWIGIPVCLLLVLALLGNSIIIVTIKLEPSLHQPMYFFLCMLAMNDMALAFSVAPKMLGIFWLEAHGIDFNMCLAQMYLIHTFCIIESALLVAMAFDRYVAICIPLRYTTILTTTTVIKMGLGSMTRATLMVLPCPLLIKRLPYYIKKVINHTYCEHMAVVKLASANTLINRAYGISVALSVMVLDLGLIATSYIKILQAVFQLSSQNARSKALGTCAAHVCTILVSYTPALFSFLTHRIGKKVPPSVHIIFASLYLLVPPTVNPLVYGVKTKQIRDRVMGLFVPNQKISEN